The Methanocella sp. genome contains the following window.
AAGTTTGGGTATACCCCAAAAATTTAGTATTAATAGCTTAATCCATAACAATGGCAATATATTTGATAAAATTTTGAATTCAAGCACTGTGCTCCTATCACGTCGACTTATTATCCATTGGCTATGTATCGCAATGTAATAATATATTAACAAATTTTGGTACTACACCAAATATCATAAGTATCCGGGGTGTTCGGCGGGCAGCAGAGGCTGCTGTTATAGCCGTCGCAGCCGTAGCGGCACTTCCAGCGGACCCAGGCCGAGGTAACGACGCTGTCCGGCTTGATGATCTTCGCATCGGTGGCGCCGAGTTTGAGCGCCTTCTTAATGAACTTATCGTACTTCTTCATGGTGACACGACTAAGAAGAATGGTCGTATACAGGCTTTAGCCTTTCTGGAGAAACCGGAAGAATTATAACCGGTTTATAGCATATAATTATAATATTAAACGCTTAGGGGGGTATTATGTATGGATGGTTTGCAGATCTTTTTAAATAATTTGGTGTTATTTCCATTTTTCCTGGCTATATCATTGGTAATCGGGGGATTCGCCGCATTATACGCCCTGCCTCTGCAATACGTTGAGGCCCGCCTTAAGATTAAGTATAGGTATATCGCGTACGGTCTTCCACCAGTAATAATCGTGCTGTGGCTATTGTGGGAGGCCTCGCAGGAATACCCCGGCCCCATGCTTCCCCTTATAAACATGACATCCA
Protein-coding sequences here:
- a CDS encoding DUF2284 domain-containing protein, with translation MKKYDKFIKKALKLGATDAKIIKPDSVVTSAWVRWKCRYGCDGYNSSLCCPPNTPDTYDIWCSTKIC